The Pseudomonas triclosanedens genome has a window encoding:
- a CDS encoding nucleotidyltransferase family protein, translated as MMIVALVLAAGQGRRFGTDKRRAGLEGSTLLARSVERALEAFGEVRVILRVGERAEDFGLPAGCRVIHSPDAALGMGHSLAAGAASLCDSDARAVAVLLGDMPWIAPSTLRQLADAASASTILFPLYDGQRGHPVLFGRDFWPRLADLRGDEGARAVVAVHRERCVSLQVDDAGVLRDVDTPEALLRWAARA; from the coding sequence GTGATGATCGTTGCGCTGGTTCTTGCCGCCGGCCAGGGCAGGCGCTTCGGCACCGACAAGCGCCGCGCCGGGCTGGAGGGCTCGACGCTGCTTGCGCGCAGCGTCGAGCGTGCGCTGGAAGCGTTTGGCGAGGTACGGGTGATCCTGCGCGTCGGCGAGCGGGCCGAGGACTTCGGTCTGCCCGCCGGCTGCCGCGTTATCCACAGCCCGGACGCGGCGTTAGGCATGGGCCACAGCCTGGCGGCGGGTGCCGCTTCGCTGTGCGACAGCGATGCCCGCGCGGTGGCCGTACTGCTCGGCGACATGCCGTGGATCGCGCCGTCCACGTTGCGGCAACTGGCCGATGCTGCAAGCGCCTCGACCATCCTCTTTCCCCTCTACGACGGCCAGCGCGGCCACCCGGTACTGTTTGGTCGGGACTTCTGGCCCAGGCTCGCCGACCTGCGCGGCGACGAGGGCGCTCGCGCCGTGGTGGCGGTGCATCGGGAGCGTTGCGTGTCGCTCCAGGTCGACGACGCTGGCGTGCTGCGCGACGTCGATACCCCTGAAGCGCTGTTGCGCTGGGCTGCTCGAGCGTGA